AGGTTCAAGAGCCCCGCAATGACGGAATCCCCTTGGATTTGTCATGGGTTAAGGCTGTCCAGGCGAATACGTCCGCAATAGAACGCCGCGCAGCTACCCTTCCTGGGCGTCGTTCCGTGAAGAAGGACTATCAAGCCGCTTGGCTGTGCAAGGCAATCAGCCTGATGGACCTTACGACATTGTCAGGTGACGACTCGGAAGGCCGCGTACGTCGTCTTTGCGCTAAGGCCCGCCAACCTGTTCGGGCAGACCTCCTTAAGGCCCTCGACATGGAAGGCCTGACCACAGGCGCGATCTGTGTGTATCATGATATGGTCAAAACCGCAGTCGACGCGCTGCAAGGGTCAGGCATTCCCGTGGCCGCTGTATCTACTGGTTTCCCCGCAGGTCTATCCCCGTTCCATCTGCGCATCGCCGAGATCGGCGAAAGCGTCAGCCACGGCGCCGAAGAAATCGACATCGTCATCACCCGCCGCCACGTCCTTCAAGGCAACTGGCAGGCCCTTTACGATGAAATGGCCGAGATGCGCGCTGCCTGCGGCAATGCCCATGTCAAAGCGATCCTTGCAACGGGCGAACTCGGCTCGTTGCGCAACGTCGCGCGTGCGTCGGTGGTTTGCATGATGGCTGGCGCTGACTTCATCAAGACCTCGACCGGCAAGGAACCCATCAACGCAACCCTGCCCGTGACCCTCACGATGATCCGCGCGATCCGTGACTACCATGACCGCACAGGCATTAAGGTCGGCTACAAACCCGCAGGTGGGATCAGCAAAGCCAAAGACGCATTGGTCTATCTATCCATGATCAAAGACGAACTTGGCGACCGCTGGTTGCAACCTGACCTGTTCCGTTTCGGCGCGTCATCCCTGCTCGGCGACATCGAACGGCAACTCGAACATCACGTCACTGGCGGATACTCCGCTGGTTGGCGTCACGCGATTGGATAAGACCATGACAGTAAAAGACATCTTCGAATCCATGGACTACGGCCCTGCCCCTGAAAGCGCATCGGAAACGCTCGAATGGTTAGCGGATCGTGGCGGCATTGCAGGCCACTACATCAACGGGCAATGGGGCCCACTACGCGATGACTTTGCATCCACCAACCCCGCGACAGGCGCGAAGCTCGCAGGTGTCACCAAAGGCACCGCGGATGAAGTCGCCAAGGCTGTCGCAGCCGCACGCAAAGCCCAACCCAAGTGGGCGAAAGACGGTGCAGCGCGTGCGCGTGTCCTCTATGCAATTGCCCGCTTGATGCAGAAGAATTCGCGCCTGTTGGCCGTGATGGAAACCCTCGACAACGGCAAGCCGATCCGCGAAAGCCGCGACATCGACGTGCCACTCGCCATCCGCCATTTCTATCACCACGCGGGCTTTGCCCAGCTGATGGACGAGGAAATGCCAAACGCCGAACCCCTCGGCGTGTGTGGGCAAATTATTCCGTGGAACTTCCCGCTGCTGATGCTCGCTTGGAAAATCGCGCCCGCACTGGCGATGGGCAACACTGTTGTTCTTAAACCCGCCGAATACACCTCCCTGTCCGCAATGGTGTTCTGTGAAATCTGTACAGCCGCAGGTGTTCCGCCTGGCGTTATCAACATTGTCACTGGTGACGGCGAAACAGGTGCCGCGCTGGTCGACGCAGACGTCGACAAAATCGCTTTCACTGGCTCAACTGCCGTCGGCCGCATTATCCGCGAACAAACTGCGGGTTCGGGAAAAGCGCTTTCCTTGGAATTGGGCGGCAAGTCCCCCTACATAGTGTTTGACGACGCTGACATCGATTCCGCCGTAGAAGGTTTGGTCGACGCCATCTGGTTCAACCAAGGCCAAGTTTGCTGTGCGGGATCGCGCCTACTGGTCCAAGAAGGTATCGCTGATCGTTTCTACGCCAAACTACGCGCCCGAATGGACGGGCTTCGCATTGGCGATCCGATGGACAAGTGCATGGATATGGGTGCGATTGCTGACGTTGTGCAGCTTGAGCAAATCAAAGCCATCGTCGCCGCGAACACATCCGGCGAGATGTACCAATGCGCGGCCCCTGAGGGCTGCTTCTACCCACCAACGTTGATCACAGGAATGTCGCCCGCCGACACGCTGATGCAGGAAGAAATCTTTGGCCCCGTTCTGGTCGCCTGCACCTTCCGAACCCCTGCCGAGGCCGTGGAAATCGCTAACAACACCCGCTACGGGCTGGCAGCATCCGTGTGGACGGAAAACGTGAACCTCGCGCTGGATATCGCGCCCAAGTTGGTCAGCGGCATCGTCTGGTTAAACGCCACAAACCTCATGGATGCTGCTGCCGGTTTCGGCGGCGTGCGCGAGTCTGGCTTCGGGCGTGAAGGCGGGTGGGAAGGCTTGCAAGGCTACACCAAACCCAAAGGCAAGACCTCAAAGGTGACCGCCCCAACAGCTTTCACCACCACAGACGGCACGCCTGCCGATCCGCTGGATCGCACCGCAAAACTCTACATCGGCGGCAAACAAGCCCGCCCAGATAGTGGCTACTCTGAGCCCGTTTTCAACAAATCCGGCAAGCTGTTGGGCCACGCAAGCCTTGCGAACCGCAAAGACCTACGTAACGCGGTTGAAGCCAATGCCGCTGCAACAGGTTGGTCTAAATCCACAGGCCACCTGCGCGCGCAGATCCTGTATTACATCGGTGAGAACCTGTCCGCCCGCGCGGATGAGTTCGCAACCCGCATCAACCAACTGACGGGCGGCAAGTCCGGTACAAAAGAAGTCGATGACGCCATCCAGCATCTGTTCACATGGGCTGCATGGGCCGACAAATACGACGGCGCAGCTAAGGGTGTACCGATCCGTGGTGTCGCCTTGGCGATGAACGAACCTGTCGGAAACATCGCCGTTCTAACAGACGACACGCGCCCGCTTATGGGCCTGATCGAACCGCTGGCGCCCGCATTGGCAATGGGAAACCGCGTCACCGCCGTCGCCTCGCAGGCTTTCCCACTGGCCGCGACAGATTTCTACCAAGTGCTCGAAACCTCGGACGTGCCCGCTGGTGTCGCCAACATCCTTACAGGCCGTCACACAGACCTCGCGCCCCATATGGCGGCCCACGCCAACATCGACGCCGTCTGGTCCTTCTCGACCTCCGATGTCTCAAAGGTCATCGAAGCAAAATCTGCCGCTAACCTCAAACGCAC
This Octadecabacter temperatus DNA region includes the following protein-coding sequences:
- the deoC gene encoding deoxyribose-phosphate aldolase, encoding MQTTDPIKTHLPQVQEPRNDGIPLDLSWVKAVQANTSAIERRAATLPGRRSVKKDYQAAWLCKAISLMDLTTLSGDDSEGRVRRLCAKARQPVRADLLKALDMEGLTTGAICVYHDMVKTAVDALQGSGIPVAAVSTGFPAGLSPFHLRIAEIGESVSHGAEEIDIVITRRHVLQGNWQALYDEMAEMRAACGNAHVKAILATGELGSLRNVARASVVCMMAGADFIKTSTGKEPINATLPVTLTMIRAIRDYHDRTGIKVGYKPAGGISKAKDALVYLSMIKDELGDRWLQPDLFRFGASSLLGDIERQLEHHVTGGYSAGWRHAIG
- a CDS encoding aldehyde dehydrogenase family protein; protein product: MTVKDIFESMDYGPAPESASETLEWLADRGGIAGHYINGQWGPLRDDFASTNPATGAKLAGVTKGTADEVAKAVAAARKAQPKWAKDGAARARVLYAIARLMQKNSRLLAVMETLDNGKPIRESRDIDVPLAIRHFYHHAGFAQLMDEEMPNAEPLGVCGQIIPWNFPLLMLAWKIAPALAMGNTVVLKPAEYTSLSAMVFCEICTAAGVPPGVINIVTGDGETGAALVDADVDKIAFTGSTAVGRIIREQTAGSGKALSLELGGKSPYIVFDDADIDSAVEGLVDAIWFNQGQVCCAGSRLLVQEGIADRFYAKLRARMDGLRIGDPMDKCMDMGAIADVVQLEQIKAIVAANTSGEMYQCAAPEGCFYPPTLITGMSPADTLMQEEIFGPVLVACTFRTPAEAVEIANNTRYGLAASVWTENVNLALDIAPKLVSGIVWLNATNLMDAAAGFGGVRESGFGREGGWEGLQGYTKPKGKTSKVTAPTAFTTTDGTPADPLDRTAKLYIGGKQARPDSGYSEPVFNKSGKLLGHASLANRKDLRNAVEANAAATGWSKSTGHLRAQILYYIGENLSARADEFATRINQLTGGKSGTKEVDDAIQHLFTWAAWADKYDGAAKGVPIRGVALAMNEPVGNIAVLTDDTRPLMGLIEPLAPALAMGNRVTAVASQAFPLAATDFYQVLETSDVPAGVANILTGRHTDLAPHMAAHANIDAVWSFSTSDVSKVIEAKSAANLKRTWVNNATQRAWPSSTWRAQSTEVKTIWIPYGE